The following are from one region of the Ostrinia nubilalis chromosome 28, ilOstNubi1.1, whole genome shotgun sequence genome:
- the LOC135085558 gene encoding bromodomain-containing protein 8-like — protein MSVEAMPETVILNSVEPVSHEVPIEEPSPPEEPEVKIAFPEVKFPTPEIKVIQDEQKVKEEVKEIEPPPPEPEEAANNEDAEEESQPVDVESVEPPEEIAPPPEEPEATPPVTEAPPPAETIPLPTEPPVEESQESKEEETVAEPPPPPEPEAEQIIEEEIEVSSNVEEPILEEIKQEQSTEESTQEDDKKDEDAEDSIPLKEMMREEAASVAQERERDAETKTERAETEDTHTETDDDTPMELSREEEKDGKKKRDYSRKKKSDSRTCSGSESAAEASAPDSPSASDAERQHRLWKKSVMLVYSRLCAHKYASLFLRPISDEEAPGYSTVVKRPMDLTAIRRNIENGVIRTTAEFQRDVLLMLSNALMYNSSEHSVYCMAKEMHEEAAGQLGMLLAAQAHAGLSAAPLARRKRRREHSPHAPHKRH, from the exons ATGTCAGTAGAGGCCATGCCAGAAACCGTGATACTGAACTCGGTGGAACCG GTGTCCCATGAAGTCCCGATAGAAGAGCCGTCGCCGCCCGAAGAGCCCGAGGTCAAGATTGCCTTCCCCGAGGTCAAATTCCCCACGCCTGAGATCAAGGTCATACAGGACGAGCAAAAG GTAAAAGAAGAAGTGAAAGAAATAGAACCACCACCGCCGGAGCCCGAGGAGGCAGCAAACAATGAAGACGCGGAGGAGGAATCGCAGCCCGTCGACGTCGAAag CGTGGAACCGCCCGAAGAGATAGCCCCGCCCCCTGAAGAGCCAGAGGCCACGCCCCCCGTTACCGAAGCCCCGCCCCCCGCGGAAACCATTCCGCTGCCCACAGAACCGCCAGTCGAAGAGTCGCAGGAAAGCAAGGAGGAAGAAACGGTCGCAG aaccgccgccgccgccggagcCAGAGGCCGAACAAATCATAGAAGAAGAAATAGAAGTCTCAAGCAACGTAGAAGAACCCATTCTAGAAGAAATCAAGCAGGAACAAAGCACAGAAGAGAGTACCCAAGAAGATGACAAGAAAGACGAAGATGctgag GATTCAATACCATTGAAAGAGATGATGCGCGAAGAGGCCGCATCTGTCGCgcaagagagagaaagagacgCAGAGACAAAAACAGAGAGAGCAGAGACCGAAGATACGCACACGGAAACCGATGATGATACTCCGATGGAG CTGAGTcgagaagaagaaaaagatggGAAGAAGAAAAGAGATTATTCGCGGAAGAAGAAGTCCGATTCAAGaa CATGTTCCGGGTCGGAGAGCGCGGCAGAAGCGAGCGCGCCGGATTCCCCGTCAGCAAGCGACGCCGAACGGCAGCATCGGCTGTGGAAGAAGTCTGTCATGCTGGTCTACAGCAG ACTATGTGCCCACAAGTATGCTTCGCTATTCTTGAGGCCCATCAGCGATGAGGAGGCGCCCGGTTATAGTACCGTCGTCAAGAGGCCCATGGACCTTACAGCTATTCGAAGGAACATTGAGAATGGCGTCATCAG AACGACGGCGGAGTTCCAACGCGACGTGCTTCTGATGCTGTCCAATGCGCTCATGTATAACAGCAGCGAACACAGCGTGTATTGCATGGCCAAGGAGATGCACGAAGAG GCTGCAGGCCAGCTGGGCATGTTGTTGGCGGCGCAGGCACACGCGGGCCTGAGCGCCGCGCCGCTCGCTCGCCGCAAGCGCCGCCGCGAACATTCGCCGCACGCGCCGCACAAGCGACACTAG